From Candidatus Nezhaarchaeales archaeon, the proteins below share one genomic window:
- a CDS encoding Zn-ribbon domain-containing OB-fold protein produces MSAGFERFGRVSYTSESKAAEFIRFLEQGRVAATKCRKCGRLYFPPRVDCADCLSSDVEWVPLSGKCRLLTYTTVYFAPTGFESDLPYTLALAECEEGVKVFARVSKEVKEELKIGMELRLSPIRLPDGRLMYEYRKP; encoded by the coding sequence TTGAGCGCTGGATTTGAGAGGTTTGGGAGGGTTAGCTATACTTCGGAGTCTAAGGCCGCTGAGTTCATTAGGTTTTTAGAGCAGGGTAGGGTGGCGGCTACTAAGTGTAGGAAGTGCGGTAGGCTTTACTTCCCGCCTAGGGTTGATTGTGCTGATTGCCTCTCGAGCGATGTGGAGTGGGTACCTTTAAGCGGTAAATGTAGGCTCTTAACCTATACGACTGTTTACTTCGCGCCTACTGGCTTTGAAAGTGACCTACCCTATACTTTGGCGTTAGCTGAATGCGAGGAAGGTGTTAAGGTGTTCGCTAGGGTAAGTAAGGAGGTTAAGGAGGAGCTTAAAATAGGCATGGAGCTTAGGCTAAGCCCGATCCGTTTGCCCGACGGGAGGCTAATGTATGAGTACCGGAAGCCTTGA
- a CDS encoding CBS domain-containing protein: protein MIPRVEDIMTKDVVTVKTGTTIREAARIMRDHDIGALIVVTNGKPVGIITERDLVRRVVAEDLTLQTKVEEVMSKPVLTVSPELPVTSALDIMMDHGIRRLAVTDSSGNLVGIISIRDFVKRWARFIDLFGRYWFVLELRR, encoded by the coding sequence TTGATACCCCGGGTGGAAGACATCATGACCAAGGACGTGGTAACGGTTAAAACAGGTACAACGATTAGGGAGGCGGCTAGAATTATGCGCGACCACGATATAGGAGCGCTCATAGTAGTTACTAACGGTAAACCTGTAGGCATTATCACCGAAAGGGACCTAGTAAGACGCGTCGTAGCTGAAGACCTAACCCTTCAAACCAAGGTTGAAGAGGTAATGTCGAAACCGGTATTAACCGTAAGCCCCGAACTACCGGTTACGTCGGCCCTAGACATCATGATGGACCACGGAATTAGGAGGCTCGCCGTTACCGATAGTAGCGGCAACCTCGTAGGCATAATTAGCATAAGGGACTTCGTTAAGCGTTGGGCGAGGTTTATAGATTTATTCGGTAGGTACTGGTTCGTCCTAGAATTAAGGCGTTAA
- a CDS encoding thiolase family protein, with amino-acid sequence MKVEGMREVWIVGAARTPIGRFGGKLKDFKPQDLGAIAIKAALERSGVEPKDLGMVFMGHVIRAGHGQDTSRQASIKAGVPFEVDGVTVDLVCSSSQMAIINASQGIKAGDFDLAVAGGMECMSHSYLAVDPSVRWGIRFLLGREMKFVDTMYYDGLTDPIVGRVMGEEADDVINDRGITREELDEVAYRSHMRAAEATDKGYFKREIVPVKVGVEEFDYDEGIRRDTSIEKLAKLRPAFKPDGKLTAGNSSQISDGAAALVLASADKAKELGLKPIAKILGYSWAGVKPERFSEAPVPATKKLLSKLGMDINGFDLFEVNEAFASTNVIFHRDFNVPYDKINVFGGAIALGHPIGASGARIVITLINALRVKGLKRGIATLCHGSGGGTAIAVELT; translated from the coding sequence ATGAAGGTGGAAGGTATGCGTGAAGTATGGATCGTTGGGGCGGCGAGAACACCAATCGGTAGGTTCGGGGGTAAGCTAAAGGACTTTAAACCTCAAGACCTAGGAGCCATAGCCATTAAGGCCGCGCTGGAGCGTTCAGGCGTTGAACCTAAGGATTTAGGCATGGTCTTCATGGGCCACGTTATAAGGGCCGGCCACGGTCAAGATACTTCGAGGCAGGCCTCCATTAAGGCCGGAGTGCCGTTCGAAGTCGATGGCGTAACAGTTGATCTAGTCTGTAGCTCATCGCAGATGGCCATCATAAACGCGTCTCAAGGCATAAAGGCCGGCGACTTCGACCTAGCCGTAGCCGGCGGCATGGAGTGTATGAGCCATAGCTACCTAGCCGTAGACCCGTCCGTTCGCTGGGGTATACGATTCCTACTCGGTAGGGAGATGAAGTTCGTCGACACCATGTACTACGACGGCCTCACCGATCCTATAGTTGGAAGGGTTATGGGCGAGGAGGCTGACGACGTTATTAATGATAGGGGTATAACTAGGGAGGAGCTCGACGAAGTAGCCTACCGAAGCCATATGAGGGCCGCCGAAGCAACGGATAAAGGATACTTTAAGCGTGAAATCGTACCGGTTAAGGTGGGCGTTGAGGAGTTCGACTACGATGAAGGAATACGTCGAGATACTAGCATCGAAAAACTGGCTAAGCTAAGGCCAGCCTTCAAACCCGACGGGAAGCTAACGGCGGGTAATTCGTCGCAAATATCCGATGGAGCCGCGGCCCTAGTCCTAGCTAGCGCTGATAAAGCGAAGGAGCTCGGGTTAAAGCCTATAGCTAAAATCCTCGGCTATTCATGGGCCGGCGTTAAACCTGAACGCTTTAGTGAAGCCCCGGTGCCAGCTACGAAGAAGCTACTCTCCAAGCTCGGGATGGATATAAACGGCTTCGACCTCTTCGAGGTTAACGAGGCCTTCGCCTCCACCAACGTAATATTCCATAGAGACTTCAACGTCCCCTACGATAAGATAAACGTATTCGGCGGAGCTATAGCACTAGGCCATCCAATAGGTGCTAGCGGCGCCCGTATAGTTATTACGCTTATCAACGCGTTAAGAGTGAAGGGGTTAAAACGCGGCATAGCAACCCTATGCCATGGAAGCGGCGGCGGAACGGCCATAGCCGTAGAGTTAACGTAG